A region from the Paraburkholderia youngii genome encodes:
- a CDS encoding aspartate aminotransferase family protein: MTQFDQLLSADRAHFMHPSTHAHDHASGALPGRIVTGAKGIRIEDHQGKSFIDAFAGLYCVNIGYGRTEVADAIYEQAKKLAYYHTYVGHSTDTIIELSSRIIDWSPKGMKKVYYGLSGSDANETQIKLVWYYNNVKGRPNKKKIISRDRGYHGSGIVTGSLTGLPSFHQFFDLPVERVKHTVCPHWYRRAPAGMNETQFVAYCVDELEKLIAHEGADTIAAFIGEPVMGTGGIVPPPAGYWPAIQQVLEKHDILLICDEVVCGFGRLGSKMGAQHYGIQPDLITVAKGLTSAYAPLSGVIVSEGVWDVIDKASQESGALGHGWTYSGHPICAAAALANLDILERENLTQNAAQTGAYLLQQLHAAFDSHPLVGEVRGEGMLAALEFMADKHLRTPFDAALKVGPRVSAAAMQRGLIARAMPHGDILGFAPPLVTSRSDVDEIVKLTREAVDEVASQVFAPAASL; this comes from the coding sequence ATGACTCAATTCGATCAACTGCTGAGCGCCGATCGCGCACACTTCATGCATCCGTCGACGCACGCGCACGATCACGCGAGCGGCGCGCTGCCGGGCCGGATCGTGACCGGCGCGAAGGGCATCCGTATCGAGGACCATCAAGGCAAATCGTTTATCGATGCATTTGCCGGCCTTTACTGCGTGAACATCGGCTACGGCCGCACCGAAGTGGCAGACGCGATTTACGAGCAGGCGAAGAAGCTCGCGTACTACCACACGTATGTCGGCCACTCGACCGATACGATCATCGAGCTGTCGTCGCGCATCATCGACTGGTCGCCGAAGGGCATGAAGAAGGTGTACTACGGCTTGTCGGGTTCGGACGCAAACGAAACGCAGATCAAGCTCGTCTGGTACTACAACAACGTGAAGGGCCGCCCAAACAAGAAGAAGATCATTTCGCGCGACCGTGGCTATCACGGCTCGGGTATCGTCACCGGTAGCCTCACGGGCTTGCCGAGCTTCCATCAGTTCTTCGATCTGCCGGTCGAGCGCGTCAAGCACACCGTGTGTCCGCACTGGTATCGTCGCGCGCCGGCGGGCATGAACGAAACGCAGTTCGTCGCGTACTGCGTCGACGAACTCGAAAAGCTGATCGCGCATGAAGGCGCCGATACGATCGCGGCCTTCATCGGCGAACCGGTGATGGGCACGGGCGGCATCGTACCGCCGCCGGCCGGTTACTGGCCGGCGATCCAGCAGGTGCTGGAGAAGCACGACATTCTGCTGATCTGCGACGAAGTGGTGTGCGGCTTCGGCCGGCTCGGCTCGAAGATGGGCGCACAGCACTACGGCATTCAGCCGGATCTGATCACCGTCGCGAAGGGTTTGACGAGTGCGTATGCGCCGCTGTCGGGCGTGATCGTCAGCGAGGGCGTGTGGGATGTGATCGATAAGGCATCGCAGGAATCGGGCGCGCTGGGGCATGGCTGGACCTATTCGGGCCATCCGATCTGCGCGGCCGCGGCGCTCGCCAACCTCGACATTCTGGAGCGCGAGAACCTGACGCAGAATGCGGCGCAAACCGGCGCTTATCTGCTCCAGCAACTGCACGCGGCGTTCGACTCGCATCCGCTCGTTGGCGAGGTGCGCGGCGAGGGTATGCTAGCCGCGCTGGAGTTCATGGCCGACAAGCATCTCCGCACGCCGTTCGATGCGGCGCTGAAGGTGGGGCCGCGTGTGTCGGCTGCCGCGATGCAGCGCGGACTGATCGCGCGGGCGATGCCGCATGGCGACATTCTCGGCTTTGCGCCGCCGCTGGTGACGTCACGCAGTGATGTCGACGAGATCGTCAAGTTGACGCGCGAAGCGGTGGATGAGGTTGCGTCGCAGGTGTTTGCGCCGGCTGCTTCGCTTTGA
- a CDS encoding cyclodeaminase, giving the protein MTSITLLGEAELRNLVPLDLAAIDQIEAAFVALATEAVAMPPILRLDLPAHNGEVDVKTAWLPRLDSFAIKVSPGFFDNPSLGLPSLNGLMLVLSAKTGLTEAVLLDNGYLTAIRTAAAGAVAARWLAKAHTPHVAVIGAGEQARLQLRALMLVRRVEHVRVWARDAASALRFSAEANNTLGVRCDVAASVHDALAEADVAITTTPSRTPLIEAADLHPGLHITAMGSDAEHKNEIAPAALAAARYVCDRAQQTRVLGELHHAIAAGTMRDDAAIVELGQVIAKKAAGRMSDTEVTICDLTGTGAQDTAIAALALQRARAAKAGTTFGNDAPLK; this is encoded by the coding sequence ATGACCTCGATCACGCTCCTTGGCGAAGCCGAGCTTCGCAATCTCGTGCCGCTCGATCTCGCGGCTATCGACCAGATCGAAGCCGCCTTTGTCGCGCTCGCGACCGAAGCGGTCGCGATGCCGCCGATTCTGCGGCTCGATCTGCCAGCGCATAACGGCGAAGTCGATGTGAAGACGGCCTGGCTGCCGCGCCTCGACAGCTTCGCAATCAAAGTCAGTCCGGGCTTTTTCGATAACCCGTCGCTTGGTTTGCCGAGCCTGAACGGCCTGATGCTGGTGCTGTCGGCGAAGACCGGATTGACCGAGGCGGTGCTGCTCGACAACGGCTATCTGACCGCGATACGCACGGCGGCCGCCGGCGCGGTCGCGGCGCGCTGGCTCGCGAAAGCGCACACGCCGCACGTCGCGGTGATCGGCGCGGGCGAGCAGGCGCGCCTGCAACTGCGCGCCCTGATGCTGGTGCGCCGCGTCGAACACGTACGGGTGTGGGCGCGCGACGCGGCGAGCGCGCTACGTTTCTCAGCAGAAGCGAACAACACGCTCGGCGTGCGCTGCGACGTCGCGGCCAGCGTTCACGACGCGCTCGCCGAAGCGGACGTGGCGATCACGACGACGCCGAGCCGCACGCCGCTCATCGAAGCCGCCGATCTGCATCCGGGCCTGCACATCACCGCGATGGGCTCGGACGCCGAACACAAGAACGAAATCGCGCCGGCCGCGCTCGCGGCGGCGCGCTACGTGTGCGACCGCGCGCAGCAAACGCGGGTGCTCGGCGAACTGCATCACGCGATTGCCGCGGGCACGATGCGTGACGATGCGGCGATCGTCGAATTGGGTCAGGTGATAGCCAAAAAGGCGGCGGGCCGCATGAGCGACACCGAGGTGACGATCTGCGATCTGACCGGAACCGGCGCGCAGGACACCGCGATTGCCGCGCTCGCCTTGCAGCGCGCGCGTGCCGCGAAGGCGGGGACGACATTTGGCAACGACGCGCCGCTGAAATGA
- the eutB gene encoding hydroxyectoine utilization dehydratase EutB: protein MSVPSSADLSLADIYRARSRIDGRVCRTPLVESPSLSAHAGTPVYLKLETVQPTGSFKLRGATNALAQLAEQGCTRVVTASTGNHGRALAHAARALGIDATVCLSRLVPANKVDAVRALGAHVRITGQSQDEAEHEALRLAREEGYAYVPPFDDPRVIAGQGTIGLEIVEALPDVANIVVPLSGGGLFAGIALAAKSTSAAIGLTGVTMARGAAMHASLAVGQPVLVEEVDTLADSLGGGIGLENRYTYALTRDLIDETVLLDEASIARGIAHAYRQERLVVEGAAAVGIAAVLDRALPAERIARGPLVLVVTGANIDMDLHRRIVGNETSQAAPLPNPHTAS, encoded by the coding sequence ATGTCCGTTCCATCGTCAGCCGATCTGTCGTTAGCCGACATTTACCGCGCGCGCAGCCGTATCGACGGCCGCGTGTGCCGTACACCGCTCGTCGAATCACCGAGCCTGTCGGCGCACGCCGGCACGCCGGTCTATCTGAAGCTCGAAACCGTGCAGCCGACCGGCAGCTTCAAGCTGCGCGGCGCGACCAATGCGCTCGCGCAACTGGCCGAGCAGGGCTGCACTCGCGTGGTGACCGCATCGACCGGTAATCATGGCCGCGCGCTCGCGCATGCGGCGCGCGCGCTCGGTATCGACGCAACCGTGTGTCTGTCGCGCCTCGTGCCCGCCAACAAGGTCGATGCGGTGCGCGCACTCGGCGCGCACGTGCGGATTACCGGCCAAAGCCAGGACGAGGCGGAGCACGAAGCATTGCGACTCGCGCGCGAAGAAGGTTATGCCTACGTGCCGCCATTCGACGATCCGCGCGTGATCGCTGGACAAGGGACGATCGGGCTCGAAATCGTCGAGGCCTTGCCCGATGTCGCGAACATCGTCGTTCCGTTGTCGGGCGGCGGGCTGTTTGCCGGCATCGCGCTCGCCGCGAAAAGCACGAGTGCCGCGATCGGTTTGACCGGCGTGACGATGGCGCGCGGCGCCGCGATGCACGCGAGTCTCGCGGTCGGTCAGCCGGTGCTGGTCGAGGAAGTCGATACGCTGGCCGATTCGCTCGGCGGCGGCATCGGACTCGAAAACCGCTACACGTACGCGCTGACGCGCGATCTGATCGACGAAACCGTGCTGCTGGATGAGGCATCGATCGCGCGCGGTATCGCGCATGCGTATCGGCAGGAACGGCTCGTCGTCGAAGGCGCGGCGGCGGTGGGGATTGCCGCGGTGCTCGATCGCGCGCTGCCCGCTGAGCGCATCGCGCGCGGGCCGCTCGTGCTCGTCGTGACGGGCGCGAACATCGATATGGATCTGCATCGGCGGATCGTCGGCAACGAAACATCGCAAGCCGCACCGCTACCGAACCCACATACCGCATCATGA
- the doeB gene encoding N(2)-acetyl-L-2,4-diaminobutanoate deacetylase DoeB, whose product MRASPIQPTVDFNADGEQHGFLKLPHSHDVSAWGAEMIPITVIRNGEGPTALLTGGNHGDEYEGPIALSKLAATLKASDVRGRVIIVPFMNFPAFRAGTRTSPIDRGNLNRSFPGKPEGTVTEKIADYFQRYLLPLADYVLDLHAGGRTLDFVPFAAIHVLPDATQQARCEAAMRAFGAPYSMRMLELDSVGLYDTAVEEAGKVFVSTELGGGGTATVQSVAITERGVRGFLQHAGIIEQDESSRNAPRTTTLLDMPDGTCYTTSEHDGLLELCKDLGEMVDSGEVIARVYDANRTGAAPIEYRARRAGMLAARHFPGLVRIGDTVAVVADVLERGIPVTV is encoded by the coding sequence ATGCGGGCATCCCCGATTCAACCGACGGTCGATTTCAACGCCGACGGCGAACAGCATGGTTTCCTGAAGCTGCCTCATTCTCACGACGTCTCCGCGTGGGGCGCGGAGATGATCCCCATCACCGTGATCCGCAACGGCGAGGGACCGACCGCGCTGCTAACGGGCGGCAATCACGGTGACGAATACGAAGGGCCGATCGCGCTGTCGAAGCTCGCCGCCACCTTGAAGGCGAGTGACGTGCGCGGGCGTGTGATCATCGTGCCGTTCATGAACTTTCCGGCGTTTCGCGCGGGCACGCGCACGTCGCCGATCGATCGCGGCAATCTGAATCGCAGCTTTCCGGGCAAGCCTGAGGGCACCGTGACCGAGAAGATCGCCGATTATTTTCAGCGCTATCTGCTGCCGCTCGCCGACTATGTGCTCGATCTGCACGCGGGCGGCCGCACGCTCGACTTCGTGCCGTTCGCCGCGATTCACGTACTGCCCGACGCGACGCAGCAGGCGCGCTGCGAAGCGGCGATGCGCGCGTTCGGCGCGCCGTACTCGATGCGGATGCTCGAGCTAGATAGCGTCGGGCTTTACGACACGGCCGTCGAGGAAGCCGGCAAGGTGTTCGTGTCGACCGAGCTTGGCGGCGGCGGTACCGCAACGGTGCAGAGCGTGGCGATTACCGAGCGTGGTGTGCGCGGCTTTCTGCAGCATGCGGGGATCATCGAGCAGGACGAATCGAGCCGTAACGCGCCACGCACGACCACGCTGCTCGATATGCCCGATGGCACCTGCTACACGACGAGCGAGCACGATGGTCTGCTCGAATTGTGCAAGGACCTCGGCGAGATGGTCGATAGCGGCGAGGTGATCGCGCGGGTTTACGATGCGAATCGCACCGGTGCCGCGCCGATCGAATATCGCGCGCGACGCGCGGGCATGCTCGCCGCGCGGCATTTTCCGGGGCTGGTGCGGATCGGCGATACGGTTGCGGTGGTCGCCGACGTGCTCGAACGTGGCATACCGGTAACGGTCTGA
- a CDS encoding chromate transporter yields MAKGIHGHHVSGPVSAPEDDAPHHTPPRDVTSLGLFLIFARIGLTSFGGGLSGWFMREFVHDRHWMSEDEFLNGLALSQALPGVNVKNLAIWIGYRLLGWRGAVAGFFGIIFPAAVVIILLGAFFSAIASFPLTHIALAGAAAGAIGLSLSMAITAARRLPRRVFPYLVLLATFAAAAVFRVSLVWTVLIAGALSVGYEYVREARQP; encoded by the coding sequence TTGGCCAAAGGCATCCACGGGCACCACGTCAGCGGCCCGGTATCGGCACCCGAAGATGACGCGCCACACCACACACCGCCTCGCGATGTGACCTCGCTGGGCCTCTTTCTGATCTTCGCTCGCATCGGTCTGACGAGTTTTGGCGGCGGCTTGAGCGGCTGGTTCATGCGCGAGTTCGTGCACGACCGGCACTGGATGAGCGAAGACGAATTTCTCAACGGCCTCGCGTTGTCGCAGGCGCTGCCCGGCGTCAACGTGAAGAATCTGGCGATCTGGATCGGTTACCGGCTGCTCGGCTGGCGCGGCGCCGTCGCGGGATTTTTTGGCATCATTTTTCCGGCCGCCGTCGTGATCATTCTGCTGGGCGCGTTCTTTTCGGCGATCGCGTCGTTTCCGCTCACGCATATTGCGCTCGCTGGCGCCGCGGCCGGTGCGATCGGGCTGTCGCTGTCGATGGCGATCACCGCGGCGCGCCGCTTGCCGCGCCGCGTGTTTCCCTATCTGGTGCTGCTCGCGACGTTCGCGGCCGCCGCGGTGTTTCGCGTGTCGCTGGTGTGGACCGTACTGATTGCCGGCGCGTTGAGCGTTGGCTACGAGTACGTGCGCGAGGCGCGCCAGCCCTGA
- a CDS encoding Lrp/AsnC family transcriptional regulator: MKFDRYDLAILRILARDGRITKSRLAEEINLSISPAWERVKRLEEEGVIRGYRADIDWVRAFKGSRVVVEVTLARHTAPDMRRFEERIAAAPEVVQCLATGGGVDYVMHVLSRDIDHYQRFIDTLLTDELGIEKYFTYIVTKVVKSGAEGLPDWAEQSIGENG, encoded by the coding sequence ATGAAATTCGACCGCTACGATCTCGCGATTCTGCGCATTCTCGCGCGCGACGGACGAATCACGAAGTCGCGCCTCGCCGAAGAAATCAATCTGTCGATTTCGCCGGCATGGGAGCGCGTGAAGCGCCTCGAAGAAGAGGGCGTGATTCGCGGGTATCGCGCGGATATCGATTGGGTGCGCGCGTTCAAAGGCAGCCGCGTGGTGGTCGAGGTGACGCTAGCGCGTCATACCGCACCGGACATGCGGCGCTTCGAGGAGCGCATCGCGGCCGCGCCCGAAGTCGTGCAATGCCTCGCGACTGGCGGCGGCGTCGACTATGTGATGCACGTGCTGTCGCGCGATATCGACCACTATCAGCGCTTCATCGATACGTTGCTCACCGACGAATTGGGCATCGAAAAGTACTTCACCTATATCGTCACGAAGGTGGTGAAAAGCGGCGCCGAAGGACTGCCTGATTGGGCGGAACAATCGATTGGCGAGAACGGTTGA
- a CDS encoding NAD-dependent succinate-semialdehyde dehydrogenase produces the protein MLLGHPVLFKSLCYVDGRWVHSASAASVAVQNPANQEVLGHVPMLDAAQITAAVDAAQRAFDTWRWVPVAKRSALLLRWHELILRHQQDLAAILSLEQGKPLAEARGEIAYGASFVEWFAHEVRRLNGRTIPTHIDGAHLGTIIEPVGVAALITPWNFPCAMLTRKAAAALAAGCTVVAKPAHETPFSALALAQLAEEAGFPAGVFNVVLGEPQMAMETLVSDSRVRSVSFTGSTRVGALVMQTAAQAGIKKTALELGGNAPFIVTEDADLAQAVRVAVAAKFQTSGQDCCAANRIFVARSLYEAFVAQYSDAVRALKVGNAFDPHVDVGPLMHQAAFDSTVQRVADAREKGARITVGGSAHERGGWFFEPTVVADAAPGMRIYDEENFAPISAVTPFDSLDEVVERANDTEYGLAAYVCAKDLNTVFQLIRRLDFAMVSINGAKFTGAPIPFGGIKSSGLGREGGVEGFEPFVETRYFCLGQLGLPVSDSAPARAAAHAMATDATA, from the coding sequence ATGTTGCTGGGTCATCCGGTCCTATTCAAATCGCTGTGCTACGTGGATGGACGCTGGGTCCATAGCGCGAGCGCCGCGAGCGTCGCAGTGCAGAATCCCGCGAATCAGGAAGTACTCGGCCATGTGCCGATGCTCGACGCGGCGCAGATCACCGCCGCAGTCGATGCCGCGCAGCGCGCGTTCGACACGTGGCGCTGGGTGCCGGTCGCCAAACGCTCGGCGCTGCTATTGCGCTGGCATGAACTGATCCTGCGTCATCAGCAGGATCTCGCTGCGATCCTGTCGCTCGAACAGGGCAAGCCGCTTGCCGAAGCGCGCGGCGAAATCGCGTATGGCGCGAGCTTCGTCGAATGGTTCGCGCATGAAGTGCGGCGCCTGAATGGGCGCACGATTCCGACGCATATCGATGGCGCGCATCTTGGCACGATCATCGAGCCGGTCGGCGTCGCCGCACTGATCACGCCGTGGAATTTCCCGTGCGCAATGCTCACGCGCAAGGCCGCTGCCGCGCTGGCCGCAGGTTGCACGGTGGTCGCGAAGCCCGCGCACGAGACGCCGTTCTCCGCACTCGCGCTCGCGCAACTCGCCGAAGAAGCCGGCTTTCCGGCAGGCGTGTTCAACGTGGTGCTCGGCGAGCCGCAAATGGCGATGGAAACGCTGGTTTCCGATAGCCGCGTGCGCTCGGTCAGCTTCACCGGATCGACGCGCGTCGGTGCACTGGTGATGCAAACGGCCGCGCAGGCAGGCATCAAGAAGACCGCGCTCGAACTGGGCGGCAACGCGCCTTTCATCGTGACCGAAGATGCGGACCTCGCACAAGCCGTGCGCGTGGCGGTGGCTGCGAAGTTCCAGACCTCGGGCCAGGACTGCTGCGCGGCGAACCGGATCTTCGTTGCGCGTTCGTTGTATGAAGCATTCGTGGCGCAATACAGCGATGCCGTGAGGGCGTTGAAAGTGGGCAATGCATTCGACCCGCACGTGGACGTGGGCCCGCTGATGCACCAGGCCGCGTTCGACTCGACCGTGCAGCGCGTCGCCGACGCGCGCGAGAAGGGCGCGCGCATCACGGTGGGCGGCTCGGCGCACGAGCGCGGCGGCTGGTTCTTCGAGCCGACCGTGGTGGCCGATGCTGCGCCCGGCATGCGCATCTATGACGAAGAGAACTTCGCGCCGATCTCGGCGGTCACGCCGTTCGATTCGCTCGACGAAGTGGTCGAACGCGCGAACGACACCGAGTACGGACTCGCCGCCTACGTGTGCGCGAAAGATCTGAACACCGTGTTTCAACTGATCCGCCGACTCGACTTCGCGATGGTGTCCATCAACGGCGCGAAGTTTACCGGCGCGCCGATTCCGTTCGGCGGCATCAAGTCGTCGGGGCTGGGACGCGAAGGCGGCGTCGAAGGCTTCGAGCCGTTCGTCGAGACACGTTATTTCTGCCTTGGCCAGCTCGGCTTGCCGGTCAGCGACAGCGCCCCCGCTCGTGCCGCGGCACACGCGATGGCGACGGACGCAACGGCCTGA
- the ehuR gene encoding MocR-like ectoine utilization transcription factor EhuR, with protein sequence MIEQWREAVRAVHGVESKYKRLVKAIAGDIENTSLPPGARLPPQRDVAAELAISVQTVTNAYKELERQGLIRCEVGRGSFVAARVTETMSSYMLDTAERSVVDFSIARIIHTSEHDAMWRKVCATLSTLDDQPWIRAFRPIAGFEHHRQAGIAWLASLGMPASADTLLVTNGAAHGIFLALASLVGPGDTVLCESLTDHGVIGSANVLGFTLKGLEIDEYGIHPEHFEEMCDSERISALVCTPTLNNPTVALMPDSRRRAIAKIAERYGVYVIEDDVYGPLPAKHSTPISSLIPDLSFYCTSLTKSVMAGLRIGYMTTPRRLALRAESVLRVSSWMATPPMAEIATRWIVDGTAARLVEIQRERLGRRQAQLQQTLGKYVLGAHPQALSAWLRVPDHWRTDRLVRELRNRDIAVTSPDPFLVRDADRPNAVRVCVGAEVSEDTYKAALETMHDVFEQYPQVHDFT encoded by the coding sequence GTGATCGAGCAATGGCGCGAGGCCGTGCGCGCGGTGCACGGCGTGGAGTCGAAATACAAGCGGCTGGTCAAGGCGATTGCCGGCGACATCGAGAACACGTCGCTGCCGCCCGGCGCGCGCCTGCCGCCGCAGCGCGACGTCGCCGCCGAACTCGCGATCAGCGTGCAGACCGTGACCAACGCATACAAGGAACTGGAGCGGCAAGGGCTGATCCGCTGCGAGGTAGGGCGCGGCAGCTTCGTCGCGGCGCGCGTCACCGAAACGATGTCGAGCTACATGCTCGATACGGCCGAGCGCTCGGTGGTCGATTTTTCGATCGCGCGCATCATTCACACGTCCGAGCACGATGCGATGTGGCGCAAGGTCTGCGCGACGCTCTCGACGCTCGACGATCAACCATGGATTCGCGCGTTCCGGCCGATCGCGGGCTTCGAGCATCATCGCCAGGCGGGCATTGCGTGGCTCGCGTCGCTCGGCATGCCGGCTTCGGCCGATACGCTGCTCGTCACCAACGGCGCCGCGCACGGCATCTTTCTCGCGCTTGCTTCGCTAGTGGGACCGGGCGACACCGTGCTGTGCGAAAGCCTGACGGATCACGGCGTGATAGGTTCGGCCAACGTGCTCGGCTTCACGCTGAAGGGCCTCGAAATCGACGAGTACGGCATACACCCCGAACATTTCGAGGAGATGTGCGACAGCGAGCGCATCTCCGCGCTCGTCTGCACGCCGACGCTGAACAACCCGACCGTCGCGCTGATGCCCGATTCGCGGCGTCGCGCGATTGCGAAAATCGCCGAACGCTATGGCGTCTACGTGATCGAGGACGACGTGTACGGCCCGTTGCCCGCCAAACATTCCACGCCGATTTCGAGCCTGATTCCCGATCTGTCGTTCTACTGCACGAGCTTGACGAAGTCGGTGATGGCCGGTTTGCGCATCGGCTATATGACGACGCCGCGCCGGCTCGCGCTGCGCGCCGAGAGCGTGCTGCGCGTGAGCAGCTGGATGGCGACCCCGCCGATGGCCGAGATCGCCACGCGTTGGATCGTCGACGGCACGGCCGCGCGGCTCGTCGAAATTCAGCGTGAACGGCTCGGGCGGCGTCAGGCGCAATTGCAGCAGACGCTCGGTAAATATGTCCTGGGCGCGCATCCGCAGGCATTGTCGGCATGGTTGCGGGTGCCCGATCACTGGCGCACCGACCGGCTGGTGCGCGAACTGCGCAACCGCGACATCGCGGTGACGTCGCCCGATCCATTCCTCGTGCGCGACGCGGACCGGCCTAATGCGGTGCGCGTTTGCGTCGGCGCCGAGGTTAGCGAAGACACCTACAAAGCCGCGCTCGAAACGATGCACGATGTGTTCGAGCAATACCCGCAGGTGCACGACTTCACCTGA